One window of the Bos mutus isolate GX-2022 chromosome X, NWIPB_WYAK_1.1, whole genome shotgun sequence genome contains the following:
- the USP27X gene encoding ubiquitin carboxyl-terminal hydrolase 27: MCKDYVYDRDIEQIAKEEQGEALKLQASTSTEVSHQQYSVPGLGEKYPTWETTKPELELLGHNPRRRRIASSFTIGLRGLINLGNTCFMNCIVQALTHTPILRDFFLSDRHRCEMPSPELCLVCEMSSLFRELYSGNPSPHVPYKLLHLVWIHARHLAGYRQQDAHEFLIAALDVLHRHCKGDDAGKAASNPNHCNCIIDQIFTGGLQSDVTCQACHGVSTTIDPCWDISLDLPGSCTSFWPMSPGRESSVNGESHIPGITTLTDCLRRFTRPEHLGSSAKIKCGSCQSYQESTKQLTMNKLPVVACFHFKRFEHSAKQRRKITTYISFPLELDMTPFMASSKESRMNGQLQLPTNSGNDENKYSLFAVVNHQGTLESGHYTSFIRHHKDQWFKCDDAVITKASIKDVLDSEGYLLFYHKQVLEHESEKVKEVNTQAY, from the coding sequence GAGAAGTATCCAACCTGGGAGACAACCAAACCTGAGTTAGAACTGCTGGGCCATAACCCAAGGAGAAGAAGAATCGCCTCCAGCTTTACCATCGGTTTAAGAGGACTGATCAATCTTGGCAACACGTGCTTTATGAACTGCATCGTCCAGGCCCTTACCCACACTCCGATCCTGAGAGATTTCTTCCTCTCTGACAGGCACAGATGTGAAATGCCGAGTCCGGAGTTGTGTCTGGTCTGTGAGATGTCTTCGCTTTTTCGAGAGTTGTATTCTGGAAACCCATCTCCTCATGTTCCCTATAAGTTACTGCACCTGGTATGGATACACGCACGGCATTTAGCAGGGTACAGGCAACAGGATGCACATGAGTTTCTCATTGCAGCGTTAGATGTCCTGCACAGGCACTGCAAAGGTGATGATGCTGGGAAGGCGGCCAGCAATCCCAACCACTGTAACTGCATCATTGACCAAATTTTCACAGGTGGCCTGCAATCTGATGTCACCTGTCAAGCCTGTCATGGTGTCTCCACCACAATAGACCCATGCTGGGACATCAGTTTGGACTTGCCTGGCTCTTGTACCTCCTTCTGGCCGATGAGCCCAGGGAGGGAGAGCAGTGTTAACGGGGAAAGCCACATACCAGGAATCACTACCCTCACGGACTGCCTGCGAAGGTTTACGAGGCCAGAGCACTTAGGAAGCAGTGCCAAAATCAAGTGTGGTAGTTGCCAAAGCTACCAGGAATCTACCAAACAGCTCACAATGAATAAATTACCTGTCGTTGCCTGTTTTCATTTCAAACGGTTTGAACACTCAGCCAAACAGAGGCGCAAGATCACTACATACATATCCTTTCCTCTGGAGCTGGATATGACACCTTTCATGGCCTCGAGTAAAGAGAGCAGGATGAATGGACAGTTGCAGCTGCCAACCAATAGTGGAAACGATGAGAATAAGTATTCCTTGTTTGCTGTGGTTAATCACCAAGGAACCTTGGAGAGTGGCCACTACACCAGCTTCATCCGGCACCACAAGGACCAGTGGTTCAAGTGTGATGATGCCGTCATCACCAAGGCCAGTATTAAGGACGTGCTGGACAGTGAAGGGTATTTACTGTTCTATCACAAACAGGTCCTGGAACACGAatcagaaaaagtgaaagaagtgaatACACAAGCCTACTGA